In a single window of the Bacillus clarus genome:
- a CDS encoding DUF4179 domain-containing protein — MKDMYELLNDIDIDEKELEEIAASEIEKEKVKRNLQQSIRTKRKMKTWKKGVAAASILVGLSVATLGIGFPTYAGGLPIVGDIFRFLDNGRTGLYENYKEFSTELNMTRESKGVKVTINDAVFDGRTVTITYSIESDKDLGEKPHIFGSPQVMGFNGGGGSSQVTKVGEKKYVGMTTMSGHSSERLDVANVWWDIEAIEMDYEGNSVKGNWNFALSLKAIDSKEVKVNGISEKEGIKVNIDKMEVTPMSFIVFYNQEESKALRSIWDSADVELEIKDDLGNQYAGEGNGGTGTVAEPHKSSWSATFQKLNENATKLIVTPHVSLRVHTPENHGGVEYVNGKEKKIEVPKKEAKKKDIVLDDIVIDLKK, encoded by the coding sequence ATGAAAGACATGTATGAGTTATTAAATGATATTGATATAGATGAAAAAGAACTTGAGGAAATTGCGGCTTCTGAAATTGAAAAAGAAAAGGTGAAACGTAACTTACAACAATCTATACGTACGAAGAGAAAGATGAAAACTTGGAAAAAAGGTGTCGCAGCTGCATCTATCTTAGTAGGATTATCAGTTGCAACGCTTGGTATCGGATTTCCTACATACGCTGGAGGACTGCCAATAGTAGGGGATATATTCCGATTTTTAGATAATGGTAGAACAGGTCTATATGAAAATTATAAAGAGTTTTCAACTGAGTTGAATATGACGAGAGAAAGTAAGGGGGTTAAGGTTACAATTAATGATGCTGTTTTTGACGGCAGAACTGTAACGATAACGTATTCTATCGAAAGTGATAAAGATTTAGGAGAGAAACCGCACATATTTGGAAGCCCACAGGTTATGGGTTTTAATGGCGGGGGAGGTAGTTCTCAAGTAACAAAAGTTGGAGAGAAAAAGTACGTAGGTATGACTACAATGAGTGGTCATAGTAGTGAAAGGCTAGATGTTGCAAATGTTTGGTGGGATATAGAAGCAATTGAGATGGATTATGAAGGTAATTCAGTAAAAGGGAACTGGAATTTCGCACTTAGTTTAAAGGCAATCGATAGTAAGGAAGTAAAGGTTAATGGGATTTCCGAAAAAGAAGGTATAAAAGTAAATATAGACAAAATGGAAGTAACCCCTATGTCATTTATCGTTTTTTACAATCAGGAAGAATCTAAGGCATTAAGAAGCATATGGGATAGTGCAGATGTGGAGTTAGAAATAAAAGATGATTTAGGAAATCAGTATGCAGGTGAAGGAAATGGTGGAACCGGTACGGTAGCAGAGCCACATAAAAGTAGTTGGAGTGCTACATTCCAAAAATTGAACGAAAATGCAACAAAGCTTATCGTTACACCTCATGTGAGCTTGCGAGTGCACACACCTGAAAATCATGGTGGAGTGGAGTATGTTAATGGAAAAGAGAAGAAAATTGAAGTGCCGAAAAAAGAGGCGAAAAAGAAAGATATTGTGTTAGATGATATTGTGATTGATTTAAAGAAATAA
- a CDS encoding cupin domain-containing protein encodes MSNSGYVPDNKNLKKSSGTPNLFFDSRKNVFFKRDDKNVAYEVTSTQLPAMIGGAFVDLFMTKGHMREPHWHPNAWELDVVVSGEAVTSILNPETNQLQNYHMKAGQTVFIPMGWWHWITPVTDEVQLHLFFNNDQFETAEGSDVLRMTPPGVFQAAYGVNAEKLAKDLSPIKESVVIGPPASNRSKSDKQANDSNIVVTLNGQITSCEIE; translated from the coding sequence ATGAGTAATTCAGGATATGTTCCAGATAATAAAAACTTAAAGAAGAGTTCAGGAACTCCAAACCTTTTCTTTGATTCAAGAAAAAATGTTTTTTTTAAAAGGGACGATAAAAACGTTGCGTATGAAGTAACTTCAACGCAGTTACCGGCAATGATTGGCGGAGCATTTGTTGACTTGTTTATGACGAAGGGGCATATGAGAGAACCGCATTGGCATCCGAATGCTTGGGAGTTAGATGTTGTCGTATCCGGAGAAGCAGTTACCTCTATTTTAAATCCTGAAACGAATCAATTGCAAAATTATCATATGAAAGCTGGACAAACGGTTTTTATTCCAATGGGGTGGTGGCATTGGATTACGCCAGTAACTGATGAAGTTCAACTTCATTTATTTTTTAATAACGATCAGTTTGAAACGGCGGAAGGATCAGATGTACTTAGAATGACGCCCCCTGGAGTATTTCAAGCTGCTTACGGTGTAAATGCAGAGAAGCTGGCAAAAGATCTTTCTCCAATTAAAGAGTCGGTTGTAATTGGACCACCTGCCTCAAATCGTTCTAAAAGTGATAAACAGGCTAACGATTCAAATATAGTTGTTACGTTAAATGGGCAAATAACTTCATGTGAAATAGAATAA
- a CDS encoding histidine phosphatase family protein, translating into MTTIYFVRHAHSTYTKEERERPLSKKGWHDVQSVTNFLKGEQIDAVISSPYKRAVQTVQGVAEQFGLIVQVEEDLRERLLSKEPLDDFNNAIRKVWEDWSFAYEGGESNDIAQKRGVICMQNVLNEYKGKKIVIGTHGNIMVLIMNYFDSTYDFHFWKMLEMPDIYKLTFHDDSLVFTEKVKHTGYQINNL; encoded by the coding sequence GTGACCACAATATATTTCGTTCGGCATGCTCACTCTACATATACAAAAGAAGAAAGAGAAAGACCACTATCTAAAAAAGGATGGCATGATGTACAAAGCGTAACAAACTTTTTAAAAGGGGAACAAATTGACGCTGTTATTTCTAGTCCATATAAAAGGGCAGTCCAAACAGTTCAAGGAGTGGCAGAGCAGTTTGGACTAATTGTACAAGTGGAAGAAGATTTAAGGGAAAGGTTATTAAGCAAAGAGCCTTTAGATGATTTTAATAATGCGATTAGGAAGGTATGGGAGGATTGGTCATTTGCTTATGAAGGAGGGGAATCAAATGATATAGCGCAAAAGCGTGGTGTCATATGTATGCAAAATGTATTAAATGAGTATAAGGGGAAAAAGATTGTAATCGGAACTCATGGGAATATTATGGTATTAATCATGAATTATTTTGATTCTACATATGATTTTCATTTTTGGAAAATGCTTGAGATGCCAGACATATATAAGTTAACTTTTCATGATGATAGTTTAGTTTTTACTGAAAAAGTGAAGCATACAGGTTATCAGATTAATAATTTGTAA
- a CDS encoding GntR family transcriptional regulator: MPVPQNYRKPGRVSAKSLVLNQLQDWIIEGVLQPDEKINDGELAEALGVSRTPVREALQILELSGLVEMVPGQKTKIAPIKLEDVSMIYETIAGLHAIIGKQAIYQITEADIIRLSEINTAFQHAIHEKSSKEALQLDIQFHNTIVSIAKNSYIEPFLENMQLHILRLEYLFFQNFIPACQSIEEHHLIIQAMKKQDELQIEKIMSQNWLRPMKEIQKIISAKS, from the coding sequence ATGCCTGTTCCTCAAAATTATAGAAAACCAGGTAGAGTCTCAGCGAAATCACTCGTTTTAAATCAACTACAAGATTGGATTATTGAAGGTGTTTTACAACCTGACGAAAAAATTAATGACGGGGAATTGGCTGAAGCTTTAGGAGTAAGTAGAACACCAGTAAGAGAAGCGCTTCAAATATTAGAACTTTCCGGACTAGTCGAAATGGTTCCCGGACAAAAAACAAAAATTGCTCCGATTAAATTAGAAGATGTATCCATGATTTATGAGACAATTGCAGGCCTTCATGCGATTATTGGAAAGCAAGCCATTTACCAAATAACAGAAGCTGATATTATACGACTTTCCGAAATAAACACTGCATTCCAACATGCAATACATGAAAAAAGTTCAAAAGAAGCTTTACAACTAGACATACAATTTCATAATACAATTGTATCTATTGCTAAAAACTCATACATTGAACCTTTCCTAGAAAATATGCAGCTTCACATATTACGACTTGAATATTTATTTTTCCAAAACTTTATTCCTGCATGTCAATCCATTGAGGAACACCATCTCATTATTCAAGCGATGAAAAAACAAGATGAACTACAAATTGAAAAAATAATGTCTCAAAACTGGCTTCGTCCGATGAAAGAAATACAAAAAATCATCTCTGCAAAATCATAA
- a CDS encoding DUF3784 domain-containing protein: MLAGFLICLFVGLLIIFLGYQIHVKKRLFLLAGYQEETFVGDKNKLAKLSGMFSYLVGVATILLPIGLEKIGDVVGIVYGVLIVLGTILFLIKANKLNKIVLK, from the coding sequence ATGCTAGCGGGGTTTTTAATTTGTTTATTTGTTGGATTACTCATCATTTTTTTAGGTTATCAAATACATGTGAAAAAGAGGTTATTTCTTCTTGCAGGATATCAAGAAGAGACCTTTGTTGGAGATAAAAATAAATTAGCAAAACTATCGGGTATGTTCTCTTATTTAGTAGGAGTTGCTACTATACTATTGCCAATTGGGTTAGAAAAGATAGGTGATGTAGTTGGAATCGTATATGGGGTTTTAATTGTTTTAGGTACAATTCTGTTCCTCATAAAAGCAAATAAATTAAATAAAATTGTTCTAAAATAA
- a CDS encoding VPS10 domain-containing protein, which produces MRRLFLCMERELVILKEQNGEYQTQYHLQNMQPTCIAVDPFQTNRIYCGTFGRGLWLSDDGGDSWRPIGDSYRYFDFPKEDGILHSSITAIAVSSNKQVNGYGVVYVGTEPSTLFCSENGGETWTELKNMKSLLSSYTWAFPPRPFTHHVRWITVDPNHENTIHVSIEAGAVIQSNDNGQTWTDKKFGAPIDAHQLLMHPDAPNRLYASCGDGFMSSPDRAYLESYNSGNSWTSCSEGLEHHYLYSMAIDPADCDTILVSAAPSADLAHHRIPYESYIYRKTKDTPFQQVQQGLPSAIGTVISMFATNPTEPHTFYTLNNNGVFQSVDSGETWEQLNIPWKDEYKTQHPHALLVTSS; this is translated from the coding sequence TTGAGACGATTATTTCTCTGTATGGAACGTGAACTTGTGATCCTCAAAGAACAAAATGGTGAATATCAAACGCAATATCATTTACAAAATATGCAGCCTACTTGTATCGCGGTAGATCCATTTCAAACGAATCGCATATATTGCGGAACATTTGGTCGTGGTTTATGGCTAAGTGACGATGGCGGAGATTCTTGGAGACCGATTGGTGATTCTTACCGTTACTTTGACTTTCCTAAAGAAGATGGTATTTTACATTCTTCGATTACTGCTATTGCTGTAAGCTCTAATAAACAAGTTAACGGCTATGGCGTCGTTTATGTAGGTACAGAACCAAGTACTTTATTCTGTTCAGAAAATGGTGGTGAAACGTGGACTGAACTTAAAAATATGAAGTCTTTACTATCTTCCTATACGTGGGCTTTTCCACCAAGACCATTTACCCATCACGTACGCTGGATTACAGTTGACCCGAATCATGAAAATACAATCCACGTATCAATTGAAGCGGGTGCTGTTATTCAAAGTAACGATAATGGACAAACGTGGACCGATAAAAAATTCGGTGCTCCTATCGATGCCCACCAATTACTTATGCATCCTGATGCTCCTAATCGTCTTTATGCATCATGTGGTGACGGATTTATGAGTAGTCCTGATCGTGCCTATCTCGAGAGTTATAACAGCGGTAATAGTTGGACTTCCTGCAGCGAAGGATTAGAACATCATTATTTATACAGTATGGCTATCGATCCAGCCGATTGTGACACTATCCTTGTTTCTGCAGCCCCGAGTGCTGATCTCGCTCACCACCGCATTCCTTATGAATCTTATATTTATCGAAAAACGAAAGACACGCCTTTTCAGCAAGTACAGCAAGGACTACCATCTGCAATTGGTACAGTCATTTCGATGTTTGCTACAAATCCAACAGAACCGCATACGTTTTACACATTAAATAATAATGGCGTATTTCAATCCGTTGATAGCGGAGAAACGTGGGAACAACTAAACATTCCGTGGAAAGATGAATATAAAACACAGCATCCTCATGCATTACTCGTTACTAGTTCTTAA
- the fbpA gene encoding Fur-regulated basic protein FbpA, with translation MSSQLRFAVENRKKRLIDELIGAGVFKIRDRQLYELSLEELEKEYEDIEEYADIRA, from the coding sequence ATGAGTAGTCAACTCCGTTTTGCTGTTGAAAATCGTAAGAAGCGTTTAATTGATGAGTTAATTGGGGCAGGAGTATTTAAAATTCGTGATCGACAATTATACGAACTTTCCTTAGAAGAACTAGAAAAAGAGTACGAAGATATCGAGGAATATGCGGATATTAGGGCATAG
- a CDS encoding MarR family winged helix-turn-helix transcriptional regulator — translation MKDINQHWETIYSHLRYEYEDNLSHQAIRILQIISREKDATIGKLASELYLSHNTASEHVKRLIQKGFIMKERNKQDERVVNLTLTKEGIQILEKHTLLDKEKIKILESQFSKEEKQLIEKAFSLLAKEAKYAFPR, via the coding sequence ATGAAAGACATAAATCAACATTGGGAAACAATTTATTCTCACTTACGCTATGAGTACGAAGACAATCTTTCTCATCAAGCAATCCGAATTTTACAGATTATTTCTCGAGAAAAAGATGCGACAATAGGAAAACTCGCTTCTGAACTTTACCTATCCCATAATACAGCATCCGAACATGTGAAACGTCTTATTCAAAAGGGATTTATTATGAAAGAACGAAATAAGCAAGATGAAAGAGTCGTAAATCTTACATTAACGAAAGAAGGAATTCAGATCTTAGAAAAGCACACTTTACTAGATAAAGAAAAAATAAAAATATTAGAATCTCAGTTCTCAAAAGAAGAGAAACAATTAATTGAAAAAGCTTTTTCTTTATTAGCGAAGGAGGCAAAGTATGCATTTCCTCGTTAA
- the asnB gene encoding asparagine synthase (glutamine-hydrolyzing), translating into MCGIIGWVDWKEDLSNEHVILEKMANSIQHRGPDAEGFWFSPRAAFAHRRLIVIDPKGGTQPKTFRAGDYMYALTYNGEIYNFRELRELLQKQGHTFETHSDTEVLLHAYLEWKEDCVQHLNGIFAFAIWDDQKQQLFLARDHLGVKPLFYTERNNSIIFGSEIKALLAHPSVPAEIDTGGINEIFGLGLFRTPGCGVFKHIKEVRAGHYITFTRDKQVIKKYWNLESKYHTDSIEDTSSHILSILQDTVKRQLIADVPLVCMLSGGLDSSGITALAGKEFAKENKTLHTYSIDFVNSAKDFELTFARTGLDAPWVKRVSKHVGTAHHDIIVNAEELAKHLFVPLHAKDLPSAGEMETSLYLLFCEMKKDATVALSGESADEVFGGYPWFHQEELLYVDKFPWLTNWKNTSSLLSNEVRQQCTPENYINKRFYEATLEVPTLEGENKKEARQRQMFYLFLTRFLPFLLDRKDRMSMAVGFEVRVPFCDYRLVEYLWNVPFHIKSIDNIEKGILRRALKSALPDDVRNRRKSAYPTSQDPHYLQTIRNLTIDMCSNKNNPVFSLINHSTLLAIADQRNKEVNDFEARSAMEYMLQVNEWLKTYHIHIA; encoded by the coding sequence ATGTGTGGAATTATAGGTTGGGTAGATTGGAAAGAGGACCTTTCAAATGAACATGTTATTTTAGAAAAGATGGCGAACAGTATTCAGCATCGCGGTCCAGATGCTGAAGGATTTTGGTTTTCCCCTCGTGCAGCATTTGCACACCGACGATTAATTGTAATTGACCCTAAAGGGGGCACACAGCCAAAAACATTTCGTGCTGGGGATTATATGTATGCTCTTACTTATAACGGTGAAATTTATAATTTCCGTGAGCTTAGAGAATTACTTCAAAAGCAAGGTCATACATTTGAAACACACTCAGACACAGAAGTATTACTACATGCTTATTTAGAATGGAAAGAAGATTGCGTACAACATTTAAATGGTATTTTCGCTTTCGCAATTTGGGATGATCAGAAACAACAATTATTTTTAGCACGCGATCATTTAGGGGTAAAACCACTCTTTTATACAGAAAGAAATAACAGTATTATTTTTGGCTCTGAAATAAAGGCACTATTAGCTCACCCATCTGTTCCTGCTGAAATTGATACGGGGGGAATAAATGAAATATTTGGATTAGGCTTATTTCGAACTCCAGGATGTGGCGTCTTTAAACATATTAAAGAAGTTCGTGCTGGACATTATATAACATTTACACGTGATAAACAGGTAATAAAAAAATATTGGAATTTAGAAAGTAAGTACCATACAGACTCTATTGAAGACACATCCTCGCATATTTTATCTATTTTACAAGATACAGTAAAAAGACAATTAATTGCCGATGTTCCCCTCGTTTGTATGTTATCAGGCGGCTTAGATTCTAGTGGTATTACCGCACTTGCAGGCAAAGAATTCGCCAAAGAAAACAAAACACTTCATACCTATTCGATTGACTTTGTAAACAGTGCCAAAGATTTTGAACTTACATTCGCTCGCACAGGACTCGATGCTCCTTGGGTAAAACGTGTTTCTAAACATGTAGGAACAGCGCATCATGATATTATTGTGAATGCAGAAGAATTAGCAAAACATTTATTTGTTCCTCTTCATGCGAAAGATTTACCGAGTGCTGGTGAGATGGAAACTTCACTATATTTACTATTTTGCGAGATGAAAAAAGATGCAACCGTTGCTTTATCTGGTGAATCTGCCGATGAAGTATTTGGCGGATATCCTTGGTTCCATCAAGAAGAACTATTATACGTAGATAAGTTTCCATGGCTAACGAATTGGAAAAACACCTCCTCTCTTTTATCAAATGAAGTAAGACAGCAATGTACCCCTGAGAACTATATTAATAAACGATTCTATGAGGCTACACTTGAAGTACCTACTCTTGAAGGTGAAAATAAAAAAGAAGCAAGGCAACGCCAAATGTTTTATTTATTTTTAACAAGATTTCTACCTTTCTTACTCGATCGAAAAGACCGTATGAGTATGGCTGTTGGCTTTGAAGTACGCGTACCATTTTGTGATTACAGACTTGTGGAATATTTGTGGAATGTTCCTTTTCATATAAAGAGTATTGATAATATTGAAAAGGGTATTTTACGTAGAGCGCTGAAATCTGCTTTACCTGACGATGTTCGAAATAGAAGAAAAAGCGCCTATCCAACTTCACAAGACCCACACTATTTACAAACAATCCGCAATTTAACAATTGATATGTGCAGCAATAAAAACAATCCAGTTTTCTCACTTATTAACCATTCCACATTACTCGCAATCGCTGATCAAAGAAACAAAGAAGTTAACGATTTTGAAGCAAGAAGTGCAATGGAGTACATGCTCCAAGTAAATGAATGGTTAAAAACGTATCATATTCATATTGCTTAA
- a CDS encoding DUF3147 family protein, which produces MHFLVKVIISALIIGGITEFAKHYSTLGGFVAALPLISLLSLFWISFEGANKQELSQFTIGVLYGFPASALLLFIVYIGLKNSFSLSTSVLFGIGVWCIVFACQKLFQA; this is translated from the coding sequence ATGCATTTCCTCGTTAAAGTTATCATCTCTGCACTCATCATCGGTGGTATTACTGAGTTTGCTAAACACTATAGTACACTTGGCGGCTTTGTCGCTGCTCTTCCTCTTATTAGTTTACTTAGTTTATTTTGGATTTCTTTCGAAGGTGCAAATAAACAAGAGTTAAGCCAATTTACCATTGGCGTATTATATGGATTTCCTGCATCAGCATTACTATTATTTATCGTCTATATTGGTTTAAAAAACTCGTTTTCACTTAGTACGTCTGTACTATTCGGTATAGGTGTCTGGTGTATCGTCTTTGCTTGCCAAAAATTATTTCAAGCTTAG
- a CDS encoding SDR family oxidoreductase — MGKLDGKVAFVTGAAMGNGAGIAHVFAELGAKVILVDISEKVHENAKKIVSNGLDATSYVVDVADFDAVKEVAKDTYEKYGKIVNMSSVTGTLVADEGETAYATTKAAIWGFTKALAREVAKHRITVNAICPGYIITPMAEQIANESDPNEPSNVIAGIASGVPLGRLGRVEEVGQLAGFLASNESSYITGTHIVIDSGSTLPETVSVGVK; from the coding sequence ATGGGGAAGTTAGATGGTAAGGTTGCTTTTGTTACAGGAGCTGCGATGGGGAATGGTGCTGGAATTGCTCATGTGTTTGCAGAATTAGGAGCGAAAGTGATACTTGTTGATATTTCAGAGAAAGTTCATGAAAATGCAAAAAAAATTGTTAGTAACGGGCTAGATGCTACGAGCTACGTAGTCGATGTAGCAGATTTTGACGCTGTAAAAGAAGTAGCAAAAGACACATATGAGAAGTATGGGAAAATCGTTAACATGTCTTCTGTAACAGGAACATTAGTGGCAGATGAAGGAGAAACAGCATATGCAACGACAAAAGCCGCGATTTGGGGATTTACGAAAGCATTAGCACGTGAAGTTGCGAAGCATCGTATTACTGTAAATGCAATTTGTCCAGGGTATATTATAACGCCGATGGCAGAGCAAATTGCGAATGAATCTGATCCAAATGAACCAAGTAATGTTATTGCTGGAATTGCCTCAGGTGTTCCGCTAGGGCGATTAGGAAGAGTAGAAGAAGTCGGACAGTTAGCAGGCTTTTTAGCATCTAATGAATCAAGTTACATAACAGGTACACATATTGTAATTGACAGTGGAAGCACATTGCCAGAAACAGTTTCAGTTGGTGTGAAATAA
- a CDS encoding sigma-70 family RNA polymerase sigma factor has protein sequence MKSNEKNFIKRLQRPKEDALEFVVDTYLPLIKGITHKVLLPIRNDGMIEECINDIFLSVWNNANKFHGEPSDFKKWIAAIAKFKAIDYYRKANKKVEIISDEFNVSTEKSAEDELIVMEDREELIKFINQLEPIDQKVFIMKYLLGLKTEEIGGKLGLTRAAIDNRVYRGKKKLQQNATNISFGGSAI, from the coding sequence ATGAAATCAAATGAGAAAAATTTTATAAAAAGATTACAGCGGCCAAAAGAAGATGCGCTAGAATTTGTTGTCGATACATATTTACCATTAATAAAAGGGATTACGCATAAAGTACTGCTGCCAATTCGAAATGATGGAATGATAGAGGAATGTATAAATGATATTTTTCTATCCGTTTGGAATAACGCAAATAAATTTCATGGAGAGCCGAGTGATTTTAAAAAATGGATTGCGGCGATTGCGAAGTTTAAGGCAATAGATTATTACCGAAAAGCGAATAAAAAAGTAGAAATCATTTCAGATGAATTCAATGTAAGCACAGAAAAATCGGCAGAAGACGAATTAATCGTTATGGAAGATAGAGAAGAATTAATAAAATTCATTAATCAATTAGAGCCTATAGATCAAAAAGTGTTCATTATGAAGTATCTCCTCGGTTTAAAGACAGAGGAAATAGGAGGAAAATTAGGGTTAACTCGAGCGGCGATAGATAATCGGGTTTATCGCGGGAAAAAGAAACTACAACAAAATGCTACGAATATTAGTTTTGGAGGTAGTGCAATATGA
- a CDS encoding protein phosphatase 2C domain-containing protein: protein MCKGIQLVRERMIAVNTFKWMSNEQMYVDQIHVEKCGPLSVGVYGGNQESDAYERGDAVLAWWDPQLEFEFVMIFDTHHKTKNIHYIIEAISERKEKLQELFSYPIHLAFHHTHMYLLALFTDELFIEKCDKDDEELACLICLRKGEFLYWLSVGNCFAYLFHSEKIKNGKGRLNKRKNYEYIGRKNIFAANTPCFTSGVRGLEKGMNHIVMATDGILECDKKRFDDDQSLVEILHDGNCLQIEPVLTNVLQWKGRDCATIIGWSIDTENRQCAN from the coding sequence ATGTGTAAGGGTATACAATTAGTAAGAGAGAGGATGATAGCAGTGAATACATTTAAATGGATGAGTAATGAACAGATGTATGTAGATCAAATACATGTTGAAAAATGTGGTCCTCTTTCAGTCGGTGTATATGGAGGGAATCAAGAGAGTGATGCATATGAAAGAGGAGATGCAGTGCTAGCTTGGTGGGACCCGCAATTAGAGTTTGAATTTGTTATGATTTTTGATACGCATCATAAAACGAAAAATATACATTATATAATAGAAGCTATTTCAGAAAGAAAAGAGAAGTTACAAGAATTATTTTCATATCCGATTCATTTAGCTTTTCATCATACACATATGTATTTATTAGCTTTATTTACAGATGAACTATTCATTGAGAAGTGTGACAAAGATGACGAGGAGCTTGCGTGCTTAATTTGTTTGCGAAAAGGTGAATTTCTATATTGGCTATCAGTCGGTAATTGTTTTGCATATTTATTCCATTCTGAAAAAATAAAGAATGGAAAAGGAAGATTAAATAAGCGTAAGAATTACGAATATATTGGAAGAAAAAATATTTTTGCAGCAAATACACCTTGTTTCACATCGGGTGTTCGAGGGTTAGAAAAAGGAATGAATCATATCGTAATGGCAACGGACGGTATTTTAGAATGTGATAAAAAAAGATTTGACGATGATCAATCTTTAGTAGAAATATTACACGACGGAAATTGTTTACAGATTGAGCCGGTATTAACAAATGTACTTCAGTGGAAAGGTAGAGATTGTGCCACTATTATTGGATGGTCCATCGATACTGAAAATAGACAATGTGCCAATTAA
- a CDS encoding cation diffusion facilitator family transporter yields the protein MGHSHNHGHSKNKKALLVAFLLTTSFMIAEVIGGFVTNSLALLSDAGHMLSDAVSLALSLLAFNLGEKQATVAKTYGYKRIEMLAALCNGVVLIIISVYIFIEAIRRFQEPVEIASNGMLIIAVLGLLINITSAWILMRDGDVKGNLNVRSAFLHVLGDLLGSVGAIIAALLIKFLGWNAADPIASILVSILVIVSGWRVTRDTVHILMEGAPEHINVEEVKNTLLNITIVKEVHDLHIWSVTSDFQVLTCHLSIEKDTETQRVLKEATDVLKKKFHIEHVTIQVEVEGEFNHTETTCKV from the coding sequence ATGGGACATTCACATAATCATGGTCATTCTAAAAATAAAAAGGCGTTATTAGTTGCTTTCCTATTAACGACGAGTTTTATGATTGCAGAAGTTATTGGTGGATTTGTAACGAATAGTTTAGCACTATTATCAGATGCAGGGCATATGTTAAGTGATGCAGTTTCTCTTGCTTTAAGCCTACTTGCCTTTAATCTTGGAGAAAAACAGGCAACGGTTGCAAAAACCTATGGGTATAAACGAATTGAAATGTTAGCTGCATTATGTAACGGCGTTGTCCTTATTATTATTTCAGTATACATTTTTATTGAAGCAATTCGTCGTTTTCAAGAGCCAGTTGAGATTGCTAGTAATGGCATGCTCATTATTGCTGTACTTGGCTTACTCATTAATATCACATCAGCATGGATTTTAATGCGGGACGGAGATGTGAAAGGGAATTTGAATGTAAGGAGTGCTTTTTTACACGTATTAGGTGACTTATTAGGTTCAGTAGGGGCGATTATCGCTGCGTTACTAATTAAATTTTTGGGGTGGAATGCTGCGGATCCAATTGCGAGTATTCTTGTGTCTATATTAGTTATTGTAAGTGGATGGCGTGTGACACGCGATACGGTCCATATATTGATGGAAGGTGCACCCGAGCATATTAACGTAGAAGAAGTAAAGAATACATTATTAAATATTACAATTGTAAAAGAAGTTCACGATTTACATATATGGTCTGTCACATCAGACTTTCAAGTATTAACTTGCCACCTTAGTATCGAAAAAGATACTGAGACGCAAAGAGTACTAAAAGAAGCGACGGATGTACTGAAGAAGAAGTTCCATATAGAACATGTGACGATTCAAGTGGAAGTAGAGGGTGAATTTAACCATACCGAGACAACTTGCAAAGTATGA